The following are from one region of the Juglans regia cultivar Chandler chromosome 10, Walnut 2.0, whole genome shotgun sequence genome:
- the LOC109009977 gene encoding egg cell-secreted protein 1.4-like: MTLVTAAREVPIKPGHMLAARLETSEGLIPCWKAVTEVKSCSNEIIIFFLTGKATISPDCCRAISIITHNCWPAIFTSIGFTAEEGNILRGYCDAAAAEAAAPSAAAAAAPS; encoded by the coding sequence ATGACCCTCGTAACTGCAGCAAGGGAAGTCCCCATTAAGCCTGGACACATGCTCGCAGCGAGGCTTGAAACAAGCGAAGGCCTAATCCCTTGCTGGAAAGCGGTCACGGAGGTCAAATCCTGCTCAAACgagatcatcatcttcttcctcactgGCAAGGCCACAATCAGTCCAGACTGTTGCCGTGCCATTTCTATCATAACCCATAATTGTTGGCCTGCCATTTTTACTTCCATCGGTTTCACAGCCGAGGAAGGCAATATTCTACGAGGCTATTGTGATGCAGCTGCAGCTGAAGCTGCAGCGCCCTCAGCTGCTGCTGCCGCCGCTCCTTCCTGA